A single Gammaproteobacteria bacterium DNA region contains:
- a CDS encoding 2-oxoacid:acceptor oxidoreductase subunit alpha: MSDPRLEKTDRTNDFAFKIGTVNGTGSASANGLIMQAIFRMGIPCTGKNVFPSNIQGLPTWYEIRVSHEGYSARTPEFDLIVAMNPATYERDIAEVRPGGYLLHDSSWPMAKEFLRDDITFLGVPLGEMCVREFKGARVRILMKNIAYAGALAALLSMDLDVIRGMIQEKFAAKPKLIGSNYKAIELGYDYAMEHFDCPLPIRLQTMDATSDHVLMDGNTSAALGCVFAGATVGAWYPITPSTSLMDAFKRFCERFRKDPETGERSFFIAQAEDELAAAGVVIGAGWAGARAFTPTSGPGVSLMSEFIGLAYYAEIPAVFVDVQRVGPSTGMPTRTQQGDIAAVAYASHGDTKHIALFPANPEESFQMAVEAFDLAERFQSPVFLVQDLDIGMNDWMIPKLRWDDSFVPDRGKVLGAAELEKIQKFYRYMDVDGDGIPYRSLPGVHPKGAYFTRGSGHTSRGTYTEDADEYTEVMDRLSRKIDSAASEVPAPAVRMREGATMSLVTIGSCDGAVREAADILERQGLPVNYMRVRGFPFDALVREFLDAHELNIVVEQNRDAQLRRLLVNETEVDPARLHSVLDYGGFPMSAAFVAGEVNEHLGRAPEETKVRPAAERPEGAVA, translated from the coding sequence ATGTCCGACCCACGTCTAGAGAAGACCGACCGGACCAACGACTTCGCGTTCAAGATCGGGACCGTCAACGGGACCGGCTCGGCGAGCGCGAACGGCCTCATCATGCAGGCGATCTTCCGCATGGGGATCCCCTGCACCGGCAAGAACGTCTTCCCCTCCAACATCCAGGGGCTCCCGACCTGGTACGAGATCCGGGTGAGCCACGAAGGGTACTCGGCGCGCACCCCGGAGTTCGACCTCATCGTGGCGATGAATCCCGCCACCTACGAGCGCGACATCGCCGAGGTGCGCCCCGGCGGGTACCTCCTGCACGACTCCTCCTGGCCCATGGCCAAGGAGTTCCTGCGGGACGACATCACCTTCCTCGGAGTTCCCCTGGGGGAGATGTGCGTGCGCGAATTCAAGGGGGCGCGGGTGCGCATCCTGATGAAGAACATCGCGTACGCGGGTGCTCTGGCCGCGCTTCTGTCGATGGATCTGGACGTGATCCGCGGGATGATCCAGGAGAAGTTCGCGGCCAAGCCCAAGCTCATCGGTTCCAACTACAAGGCGATCGAGCTGGGCTACGACTACGCGATGGAGCACTTCGACTGCCCGCTGCCCATCCGGCTCCAGACCATGGACGCGACCTCGGACCACGTGCTCATGGACGGCAACACCTCGGCGGCGCTCGGCTGCGTGTTCGCCGGGGCGACGGTGGGCGCGTGGTATCCGATCACGCCCTCGACCTCGCTGATGGACGCCTTCAAGCGCTTCTGCGAGCGCTTCCGCAAGGATCCCGAGACCGGCGAGCGCAGCTTCTTCATCGCCCAGGCCGAGGACGAGCTGGCGGCGGCGGGCGTGGTCATCGGAGCGGGCTGGGCCGGCGCGCGCGCCTTCACCCCCACCAGCGGCCCCGGTGTCTCGCTCATGAGCGAGTTCATCGGGCTGGCCTACTACGCCGAGATCCCGGCGGTCTTCGTGGACGTGCAGCGGGTAGGGCCGTCGACGGGCATGCCCACCCGCACGCAGCAGGGCGACATCGCGGCGGTGGCCTACGCCTCGCACGGCGACACCAAGCACATCGCCCTCTTCCCGGCCAATCCGGAGGAGTCGTTCCAGATGGCGGTGGAGGCCTTCGACCTGGCCGAGCGCTTCCAGAGCCCGGTCTTCCTGGTGCAGGACCTGGACATCGGCATGAACGACTGGATGATCCCGAAGCTCCGTTGGGACGACAGCTTCGTGCCCGACCGCGGCAAGGTGCTCGGGGCCGCGGAACTGGAAAAGATCCAGAAATTCTACCGTTACATGGATGTGGACGGCGACGGCATTCCGTACCGATCCCTTCCGGGCGTGCACCCCAAGGGGGCGTACTTTACGCGAGGTTCGGGGCACACGAGCCGCGGGACGTACACCGAGGACGCCGACGAGTACACCGAGGTGATGGACCGGCTGAGCAGGAAGATCGACTCCGCCGCGAGCGAGGTGCCCGCGCCGGCCGTGCGCATGCGCGAGGGCGCGACCATGTCGCTAGTGACCATCGGGTCGTGCGACGGGGCGGTGCGTGAGGCGGCAGACATCCTGGAGCGACAGGGTCTGCCGGTCAACTACATGCGCGTGCGCGGCTTCCCGTTCGACGCTCTGGTACGCGAGTTCCTGGACGCGCACGAACTCAACATCGTGGTAGAGCAGAACCGGGACGCGCAGCTGAGACGGCTGCTGGTGAACGAGACCGAGGTGGATCCGGCCCGGCTGCATTCGGTGCTGGACTACGGCGGCTTCCCCATGAGCGCGGCCTTCGTGGCCGGCGAGGTGAACGAACACCTGGGTCGCGCGCCGGAGGAAACGAAGGTGCGGCCGGCAGCGGAGCGGCCGGAAGGAGCGGTGGCATGA
- a CDS encoding 2-oxoacid:ferredoxin oxidoreductase subunit beta gives MTYIAKPAVRHPGLGANDLGLHMRDYEGTISTLCAGCGHDSVTAAVIQAFYELSIPPHRIAKMSGIGCSAKTPAYFVNEAHGFNGVHGRMPALATGANAANKDLYYIGISGDGDSLSIGLGQFCHAIRRNVNILYVLENNGVYGLTKGQFSASADVGSRSKRGVPNKSEPIDPVALALTLGATFVARGFSGDKQQLLPLLKAGLMHKGFAFLDVISPCVTFNDHVGSTKSYLYTRHHGHELVPVDFVPIRSEISASYEKGSRTSITMHDGSMVRFRKVPEDYDPTDRLSAYEHYRSLQNRGEVVTGLLYLDPGGEDMHDDNATTPTPLAELSHEDLCPGSEQMDALMEEFR, from the coding sequence ATGACCTATATCGCCAAGCCCGCGGTCCGGCATCCGGGCCTGGGCGCCAACGACCTCGGCCTGCACATGCGGGACTACGAGGGCACGATCTCGACCCTGTGCGCGGGGTGCGGCCACGACTCGGTCACCGCCGCGGTCATCCAGGCCTTCTACGAACTCTCCATCCCGCCGCACCGCATCGCCAAGATGAGCGGCATCGGCTGCTCGGCCAAGACGCCCGCGTACTTCGTGAACGAGGCGCACGGGTTCAACGGGGTGCACGGGCGCATGCCCGCCCTCGCGACCGGGGCCAACGCGGCCAACAAGGACCTCTACTACATCGGCATTTCCGGCGACGGCGACTCGCTCTCCATCGGCCTGGGCCAGTTCTGCCACGCCATCCGCCGCAACGTCAACATCCTGTACGTGCTGGAGAACAACGGCGTCTACGGGCTCACCAAGGGGCAGTTCTCGGCTTCCGCCGACGTGGGCTCGCGCTCCAAGCGCGGCGTGCCCAACAAGAGCGAGCCCATTGACCCGGTGGCGCTGGCGCTCACACTGGGGGCCACCTTCGTCGCGCGCGGCTTCTCGGGCGACAAGCAGCAGCTCCTCCCACTGCTGAAGGCCGGGCTGATGCACAAGGGATTCGCCTTCCTGGACGTGATCTCGCCGTGCGTCACCTTCAACGACCACGTCGGGTCGACGAAGAGCTACCTCTACACCCGCCACCACGGACACGAGCTGGTGCCGGTGGACTTCGTGCCCATCCGCTCGGAGATCTCGGCCTCGTACGAGAAGGGGAGCCGCACCTCCATCACCATGCACGACGGCAGCATGGTGCGCTTCCGCAAGGTCCCCGAGGACTACGACCCCACCGACCGCCTGTCCGCCTACGAGCACTACCGATCGCTGCAGAACCGGGGCGAGGTGGTGACGGGGCTCCTCTACCTTGACCCCGGCGGCGAGGACATGCACGACGACAACGCGACCACGCCCACGCCGCTCGCCGAGCTGTCCCACGAGGACCTCTGCCCCGGCAGCGAGCAGATGGACGCGCTGATGGAGGAGTTCAGGTAG
- a CDS encoding type II toxin-antitoxin system RelE/ParE family toxin codes for MIVSFGDKGTEDIFDGQNTKAARKACPTHLFSAAMEVLDALNYAMSLQDLKGLGYGLHKLHRERAGQWAIKINKQYRVCFVWASDGPREVEITDYH; via the coding sequence GTGATCGTCTCATTCGGCGACAAGGGCACGGAAGACATCTTCGACGGGCAGAATACCAAAGCTGCCCGAAAGGCGTGCCCTACCCATTTGTTCTCCGCGGCGATGGAAGTGTTGGACGCGCTCAACTACGCGATGAGCCTGCAAGATCTCAAAGGTCTTGGATACGGGCTGCATAAGCTGCACCGAGAGCGAGCAGGGCAGTGGGCGATCAAGATCAACAAGCAATACCGAGTCTGCTTCGTTTGGGCATCCGATGGTCCCAGGGAAGTGGAGATAACTGACTACCACTAG
- a CDS encoding HigA family addiction module antitoxin has product MIRLPKNRPPTHPGLHVTRVIATHGLTQTRAARALGISFQRLNAVINERRGVTPDTALRLEKLFGVSAGFWLTSQLAWDLWHQMREESTISAVGRIEPVRADERQETPVGIR; this is encoded by the coding sequence ATGATTCGATTGCCGAAGAACCGTCCTCCCACCCACCCTGGCCTGCACGTGACGAGGGTCATAGCCACGCATGGGCTTACGCAGACGAGAGCTGCCCGAGCGCTCGGGATTTCATTCCAGCGGCTGAACGCCGTCATCAACGAGCGGCGAGGGGTTACCCCGGATACCGCGCTGCGACTTGAGAAGTTGTTTGGGGTGTCCGCTGGCTTCTGGCTCACCAGCCAACTAGCATGGGATCTCTGGCACCAGATGCGAGAAGAATCCACAATATCCGCGGTTGGCCGAATCGAGCCGGTTCGAGCCGACGAGCGCCAGGAAACGCCGGTTGGCATCCGGTAG